From one Comamonas piscis genomic stretch:
- a CDS encoding sigma-70 family RNA polymerase sigma factor, producing MSQDASAHPGVRQEVSTLYRDHHSWLRAWLRRKLGDAHHAADLAHDIFLRLLLRDEPVAAQEPRAFLTTAAKHALLNHYRRQRLEQAYLEALAQAPAVMAMSPEERALLLEALDEIDRMLDQLPAPVRQAFLMAQLEGMPQLEIAAALGVSLSTVKRYIVQAGMQCYFAVHG from the coding sequence ATGTCCCAAGATGCCAGTGCGCACCCTGGCGTGCGACAGGAAGTCAGCACGCTCTACCGCGACCACCACAGCTGGCTGCGTGCCTGGCTGCGCCGCAAACTGGGTGATGCGCACCATGCGGCCGACCTGGCGCATGATATTTTTCTGCGCCTGCTGTTGCGCGATGAGCCGGTGGCGGCGCAGGAGCCGCGAGCATTTTTGACCACCGCTGCCAAGCATGCGCTGCTGAACCACTACCGCCGCCAGCGCCTGGAGCAGGCCTACCTGGAGGCCTTGGCGCAAGCGCCTGCGGTGATGGCAATGTCGCCCGAGGAGCGGGCGCTGTTGCTGGAGGCGCTGGACGAGATCGACCGCATGCTGGACCAATTGCCAGCCCCTGTGCGCCAGGCGTTTTTGATGGCGCAGCTGGAGGGCATGCCCCAGCTGGAGATTGCGGCGGCACTGGGCGTGTCGCTGTCTACCGTGAAGCGCTACATCGTGCAAGCGGGCATGCAGTGCTATTTCGCCGTCCATGGCTGA
- a CDS encoding FecR domain-containing protein — translation MAEATIPRAIAQQAVEWMVELQSPDASPDLKQQWQQWLAADPVHEQAWQRIEAVNGRLGAMAGPDTLDFAKAALAPQGSARRRHMVKSLVVLVVAGGAAWTGYRQTSWREVLADQRTGVGERRTIDLEDGTRLVMNASTMLDVRFGSSERRLRLIAGEILVQSGNAGGGRPLLVETPHGLATALGTRFSVRLDADGPTQVGVYDGAVRLAPVDGQRSLVLQAGQKSSFDSQHIGDAQPAREDSDAAWVDGVLVARDMRLDHFLQELGRYSVHPLSCDDNVAGLRLSGAYPLGDIAKVLDNVAGLLSLQVHSVSRLWGLRAASYRLVRAAPKK, via the coding sequence ATGGCTGAGGCGACAATCCCTCGGGCTATTGCCCAGCAGGCGGTGGAATGGATGGTGGAGCTGCAATCGCCGGATGCCAGCCCTGATCTGAAACAACAGTGGCAGCAATGGCTTGCGGCAGACCCGGTGCATGAACAGGCCTGGCAGCGCATTGAGGCCGTCAACGGCAGGCTGGGTGCGATGGCCGGGCCCGATACCTTGGACTTTGCCAAAGCCGCCTTGGCGCCGCAGGGCTCGGCGCGGCGCAGGCATATGGTCAAGTCGCTGGTGGTGCTGGTTGTTGCCGGCGGCGCGGCCTGGACGGGTTACCGCCAGACCAGCTGGCGCGAGGTGCTGGCCGACCAGCGCACCGGCGTGGGCGAGCGGCGCACGATCGATCTGGAAGATGGCACGCGGCTGGTGATGAATGCGTCCACCATGCTTGATGTCCGCTTTGGCAGCAGCGAGCGCAGGCTGCGCCTGATTGCCGGTGAGATTCTGGTGCAGAGCGGCAACGCGGGCGGCGGCCGGCCCTTGCTGGTGGAGACGCCCCACGGGCTGGCGACCGCGCTGGGCACCCGTTTTTCGGTAAGGCTGGATGCGGACGGGCCGACCCAGGTGGGCGTTTACGACGGCGCGGTGCGCCTGGCGCCGGTGGACGGCCAGCGCAGCCTGGTGTTGCAGGCCGGCCAAAAGAGCAGCTTTGATAGCCAGCACATCGGCGATGCCCAGCCCGCCCGCGAGGACAGCGATGCGGCCTGGGTCGATGGGGTGCTGGTCGCAAGGGATATGCGGCTGGATCACTTTTTGCAGGAGCTGGGGCGCTACAGCGTCCATCCGCTGTCCTGCGATGACAACGTGGCGGGCCTGCGCCTGTCGGGTGCTTACCCGCTGGGCGATATTGCCAAGGTACTGGACAATGTGGCTGGCCTGCTGTCCTTGCAGGTGCACAGCGTCAGCCGGCTGTGGGGCTTGCGCGCAGCATCGTACCGCTTGGTGCGGGCAGCGCCGAAAAAATAA
- a CDS encoding DNA topoisomerase IB: MVRPQKPLAYVTDASPGWQRVQRGDGFVYQNQRGQTIKNPRELERIRLLVIPPAYTDVWICPDPQGHLQATGRDARGRKQYRYHPLWQEQRKQTKFDRMAAFAAKLGLIRRRIQRDLKAGGTSQTSVAAAVVRLLDTTALRIGNDSYARENGSFGLTTLRNRHLKMRASRIQLAFKGKSGVEQQVELEDPRVARIVRRCQDLPGQRLFQYLDDEGERKQLRSEHVNAYLHEIAGEDFSAKDFRTWHGSVLALSLALQSRSSDTPLTGPDIVKQVAQHLGNTVAVCRKFYIHPLVMEVCEGPEGGARCDAYAGKLRGSSGLHAAERTLMAFLSSGQAKRKRKI; this comes from the coding sequence ATGGTCAGACCCCAGAAGCCGCTGGCTTATGTCACAGATGCCTCGCCCGGGTGGCAACGCGTCCAACGCGGCGATGGCTTTGTCTACCAAAACCAGCGCGGGCAAACCATCAAAAATCCGCGCGAGCTAGAGCGCATTCGCCTGTTGGTGATCCCCCCGGCCTACACCGATGTGTGGATATGCCCCGATCCGCAGGGCCACCTGCAGGCCACCGGCCGCGATGCCCGAGGACGCAAGCAGTACCGCTACCACCCGCTGTGGCAAGAGCAGCGCAAACAAACCAAGTTCGACCGCATGGCGGCCTTTGCGGCCAAGCTGGGCTTGATTCGCCGCCGCATCCAGCGCGACCTGAAGGCGGGTGGTACCTCGCAGACGTCGGTAGCCGCTGCGGTGGTGCGCCTGCTCGACACCACGGCGCTACGCATTGGCAATGACAGCTATGCGCGCGAGAACGGATCATTTGGCCTAACGACCCTTCGCAACCGCCATCTGAAGATGCGCGCCTCGCGCATCCAGCTGGCATTCAAAGGCAAGAGCGGTGTGGAGCAGCAAGTCGAGCTGGAAGACCCGCGCGTGGCGCGCATTGTGCGGCGCTGCCAGGATCTGCCGGGTCAGCGGCTGTTCCAGTATCTGGATGACGAGGGCGAGCGCAAGCAACTTCGCTCAGAACATGTCAACGCCTATCTGCATGAGATTGCGGGTGAGGATTTCAGCGCCAAGGACTTTCGCACCTGGCATGGCAGCGTGCTGGCCCTGTCACTGGCGCTGCAGTCGCGCAGTAGCGATACACCGCTGACGGGCCCCGATATCGTCAAGCAGGTCGCCCAGCACCTGGGCAATACCGTCGCGGTGTGCCGCAAGTTCTATATCCACCCACTGGTGATGGAAGTCTGCGAAGGCCCCGAAGGCGGGGCGCGATGTGATGCCTATGCGGGAAAGCTGCGGGGCAGCTCCGGCCTGCATGCGGCCGAGCGCACGCTGATGGCGTTTTTGAGCAGCGGGCAAGCCAAGCGCAAACGCAAAATCTGA
- a CDS encoding Lrp/AsnC family transcriptional regulator, giving the protein MNALDRKILAALELDGRLSLTDLAAQVGLSLSSCHRRVRTLEEAGAIRGYRADLAPAALGLEFAAIVFVTLNSSKVVRDFEKAVAELDNVIQAQRLFGDPDYLLQIVVKDLPAFQKLYDEKLTALPGMQRMTSTLVMKDVVFNRPLTSALG; this is encoded by the coding sequence ATGAATGCACTGGATCGGAAAATTCTTGCAGCGCTGGAGCTGGATGGGCGCTTGAGCCTCACCGACCTGGCTGCGCAGGTGGGGCTGAGTTTGTCCTCCTGCCATCGGCGTGTGCGCACCTTGGAGGAGGCGGGTGCCATCCGCGGCTACCGTGCCGATCTGGCACCTGCGGCACTGGGTTTGGAATTTGCCGCCATCGTGTTCGTTACGCTCAACAGCAGCAAGGTCGTGCGCGATTTTGAAAAAGCGGTCGCCGAACTGGACAACGTGATCCAGGCCCAGCGACTCTTTGGTGACCCCGACTATCTGCTGCAGATCGTCGTCAAGGACTTGCCTGCGTTTCAGAAGCTCTACGACGAGAAGCTGACGGCCTTGCCTGGGATGCAGCGCATGACCTCGACCTTGGTTATGAAGGATGTAGTGTTCAACCGCCCGCTGACCTCGGCATTGGGCTGA
- a CDS encoding DUF5979 domain-containing protein: MTDSDYNNNAAQVSLSTPPSPNCPQADLAVTKTQSTDVFAAGAPVTYTMTLLNSGPSAADGTNIRDAITSFANYNAGAPYDYISIEASFVGCSASGGAVCPADANFNTVSATGIDYTLFDTTVPSLPVGGALTVVYTMTPTIVGTQRCSTGAGYIQNEFRANLPSGLTDSNYNNNASQVTIQTPRAPDCPQTDLEVTKTQSSNVCVAGQPITYTMTLLNHGPNAVDQVQITDSITNFANYTYGAPYQYINTSTAFVGCTAAGGAVCPDASNFGSPSQAGIDVMLFSTSVPKLPVGGTVTVVYTMTPTALPVPSCGNSASSYIQNTFSASVPAGYTDVGPAANSASVSLPVSCADISVNKKVDPVTTSVSGSAVVYTIDVANAAGSAAASNVAFSDPLPSGFVYSNAVCTAQTPNAICGAVAYDAASRTVSSTISTLPEGGIVRFVITGSAGNTAGTFANTASAAVAPGWLDPVPASNSSTVNFQIFNTSSLITVTKKVAGLPAAGMPAAMTFTGTITCGAQAPQKWSATVAAGALSGDSAALTFYDKDACTVTEDTPPAAPNGYTWVGSATIAPNPTNVLGPTTPLSEVVTNTLSALPPCKLTIIKIALTATGSPATGTASFSFAGSGAGVPATTVVVTNAGAGSQAIDDLAAGQTYTWTETALAGWKLDSIQCTDQNGAAPTSTITTDVAKRQLGIALASGEALVCTFTNRQTDTTVPPDEPSGKLKAVPVMDAWKLLLMALAVAALGMAGLRRAERR, encoded by the coding sequence ATGACCGATTCCGATTACAACAACAATGCGGCGCAGGTCAGCCTCTCCACACCGCCGTCGCCCAACTGCCCGCAGGCAGATCTGGCAGTGACCAAAACGCAGAGTACGGATGTATTTGCCGCTGGTGCTCCGGTGACTTACACGATGACCTTGCTGAACAGCGGCCCCAGTGCCGCCGATGGCACGAATATCCGCGATGCCATTACGAGCTTTGCCAACTACAACGCAGGCGCTCCCTACGATTACATCAGCATCGAAGCCAGCTTTGTTGGCTGCTCCGCTTCTGGCGGCGCGGTGTGCCCGGCGGATGCCAATTTCAACACGGTATCGGCGACCGGTATTGATTACACCTTGTTCGATACGACGGTCCCCAGCCTGCCTGTCGGTGGTGCACTCACGGTTGTCTACACGATGACGCCAACCATTGTGGGCACGCAGCGCTGCAGCACGGGGGCTGGGTACATCCAGAATGAGTTCCGAGCGAACTTGCCCAGCGGCCTGACCGACAGCAACTACAACAACAATGCGTCGCAGGTCACCATCCAAACGCCTCGCGCGCCTGATTGCCCGCAAACCGACCTGGAAGTCACCAAGACGCAAAGCAGCAACGTGTGTGTCGCCGGGCAGCCCATCACCTACACGATGACCTTGCTCAACCATGGTCCCAATGCGGTGGACCAGGTGCAGATCACCGATTCGATCACCAACTTTGCCAATTACACCTACGGCGCGCCTTACCAGTACATCAATACCAGCACGGCCTTTGTCGGCTGTACGGCTGCAGGAGGCGCGGTCTGCCCCGACGCATCGAATTTTGGCAGCCCATCGCAAGCGGGGATTGACGTGATGCTGTTCAGCACCTCGGTCCCCAAGCTGCCGGTGGGCGGAACGGTGACCGTGGTGTATACGATGACGCCGACGGCGCTGCCGGTTCCTTCCTGCGGCAACAGCGCTTCGAGCTATATCCAGAACACCTTCTCTGCCTCCGTGCCCGCTGGCTACACCGATGTGGGCCCGGCCGCTAATTCGGCCAGCGTGTCACTGCCAGTCAGCTGCGCGGATATTTCGGTGAACAAGAAGGTGGACCCGGTGACCACCAGCGTGAGCGGATCTGCCGTGGTGTACACCATCGATGTGGCCAATGCCGCTGGCTCGGCAGCTGCCAGCAATGTAGCTTTCTCGGACCCTCTGCCCAGTGGCTTTGTCTACAGCAACGCCGTCTGTACCGCCCAAACCCCCAATGCCATCTGCGGTGCCGTGGCCTATGACGCCGCCAGCCGCACAGTGAGCAGTACCATTTCGACGCTTCCAGAAGGCGGCATCGTGCGCTTTGTCATCACCGGATCGGCCGGCAACACAGCTGGCACCTTTGCCAATACCGCCTCCGCCGCCGTGGCGCCTGGCTGGCTGGACCCGGTGCCCGCATCCAACAGCAGCACGGTGAACTTCCAGATCTTCAACACCAGCTCGCTAATCACCGTCACCAAGAAAGTCGCAGGCTTGCCAGCTGCAGGCATGCCCGCAGCGATGACGTTTACCGGCACCATCACCTGCGGTGCGCAGGCACCGCAAAAGTGGTCGGCAACCGTGGCCGCTGGCGCGCTGAGCGGCGACAGCGCGGCCTTGACCTTCTACGACAAGGATGCCTGCACCGTGACGGAGGATACGCCGCCCGCAGCGCCCAATGGCTATACCTGGGTGGGCTCGGCAACCATTGCTCCCAACCCAACCAATGTGCTGGGCCCGACCACGCCCTTGTCGGAGGTGGTGACCAATACCTTGTCTGCGCTGCCGCCCTGCAAGCTGACGATCATCAAGATCGCGCTGACCGCGACGGGTAGCCCTGCCACCGGCACTGCCAGCTTCAGCTTTGCTGGCTCCGGCGCCGGTGTGCCAGCAACCACGGTGGTAGTGACCAATGCTGGCGCTGGTAGCCAGGCCATCGACGACCTGGCAGCCGGCCAAACCTACACCTGGACGGAAACGGCTCTCGCCGGCTGGAAGCTTGACAGCATCCAGTGCACCGACCAGAACGGGGCCGCCCCGACAAGCACCATCACCACCGATGTGGCGAAGCGGCAGCTGGGCATTGCCCTGGCGAGTGGCGAAGCCCTGGTCTGCACCTTCACCAACCGCCAGACGGACACCACGGTTCCACCCGATGAACCTAGCGGCAAACTCAAGGCCGTGCCTGTGATGGATGCATGGAAGCTGTTGCTGATGGCCTTGGCCGTAGCGGCTCTGGGCATGGCCGGGCTGCGCCGCGCAGAGCGCCGTTAA
- a CDS encoding excalibur calcium-binding domain-containing protein → MFRPVIYLLIALAAWTVYSRYEQQQAASLRDSEPVLSEPEPPEAHEATAPSAPNPLFKCDGRTHCSQMTSCKEAKFFLKNCPDTKMDGDNDGIPCERQLCNVNKRP, encoded by the coding sequence GTGTTCAGGCCCGTCATCTATCTGCTGATCGCATTAGCCGCGTGGACGGTGTACAGCCGCTATGAGCAGCAGCAGGCCGCATCGCTGCGGGATTCCGAGCCTGTTCTCTCCGAGCCAGAGCCACCCGAAGCCCACGAGGCAACCGCGCCGAGTGCGCCAAACCCGCTTTTCAAATGCGATGGCCGCACCCACTGCTCTCAGATGACCTCGTGCAAAGAGGCCAAGTTCTTTCTGAAGAACTGTCCCGACACCAAGATGGACGGCGACAACGACGGCATCCCCTGTGAGCGGCAGCTCTGCAACGTCAACAAAAGACCCTGA
- a CDS encoding TonB-dependent siderophore receptor, whose product MAHHRTPARRFGGHSSVLIHSALALALSAILPPAAHAQTPVAGQSAQAYAIPAGPLDAALTRFAKESGVLLSFTPDTTEGLRSPGLQGRHTVPDGLAALVAGTGLQAVQQASGSYLVVKKPASTTPAPAAPVAAVAALAPERSLAEIRVTARRSANGTTEGTGSYTNQVTSIASKTDQSFREIPQSVSVVTRQLMDDKRVVDVEQALTLTPGVIVADNSGRYFSRGFQITSMQIDGGAPMALGAYTYQPQQDMGSYDRVEVMRGASGLLGGVGDPGGIINLVRKKPLAQRQVEVSQSLGSWGNQRTEVDATGSLTQDGRIRGRTVLSYQKGDSYFDYISQEKPSLYGVLEADLTADTLLTVGGSYGKVRQKGDYAGLPRFADGRSLGLPRSTAFSNPWAYFHYQNEEVFAQLEHRFDNHWKFKLNATHARTEQQRRWSTLSGAVNPQTLAGPVWRGGVLDSSNTQDMVDLNLSGPFSLLGRSHELLIGADWQRVRSHWQNMSFADSGTVGGNVFDIQPWNPAFDQFNLNLSERYGPWGQEQLGAYGVVRLHPTNKLHVIAGARVARYEFTQTMSDIIDTAGNTSPWSAKSFKESAKLTPYGGVIYDLDPHWSAYVSYSSIFKPQALNLAGPQPGTPLNPIKGKSYEAGLKGELMDGRMNATFSVFNVERTGTAVLDERYAENYSLWGASCCYLPQGKVTSRGFDVEVGGEVSSGWQLAAGYTFNQTRDKTEGTVFSSITPKHLFKLSTVYTLPGELSKWRVGGSGRIQSTQYVSGSVTSSSGESQPYQFTQGGYATWDLMLQYRFDPTWTLSLNLNNVFDKSYYQTVSSVYNGNMQALPRNAMLTLNGKF is encoded by the coding sequence ATGGCCCATCACCGCACACCCGCGCGCCGCTTTGGCGGCCACTCCTCCGTTCTAATCCATAGCGCATTGGCACTGGCGCTGTCCGCCATCTTGCCGCCTGCCGCCCACGCCCAGACCCCTGTAGCGGGGCAGAGCGCCCAGGCTTATGCCATCCCCGCCGGCCCGCTGGATGCAGCCTTGACGCGCTTTGCCAAGGAGAGCGGCGTGCTGCTGTCCTTCACCCCCGATACCACCGAGGGCCTGCGCAGCCCCGGCTTGCAAGGCAGGCATACGGTGCCAGATGGCTTGGCTGCCTTGGTGGCAGGCACGGGGCTGCAGGCGGTGCAACAGGCCAGCGGCAGCTACCTGGTCGTCAAAAAACCTGCCAGCACCACGCCCGCGCCGGCCGCACCGGTCGCTGCAGTTGCGGCGCTGGCGCCCGAGCGCTCCTTGGCCGAGATCCGCGTGACCGCGCGGCGCTCGGCCAATGGCACGACCGAAGGCACGGGCTCGTACACCAACCAGGTGACCAGCATTGCCTCCAAGACCGACCAGTCCTTCCGCGAGATTCCGCAATCGGTGTCGGTGGTGACGCGACAGCTGATGGATGACAAGCGGGTGGTGGATGTGGAGCAGGCCCTGACCTTGACGCCTGGCGTCATCGTGGCCGACAACTCTGGCCGCTACTTCTCGCGCGGTTTTCAGATCACCAGCATGCAGATCGATGGCGGCGCGCCGATGGCCTTGGGCGCCTACACTTACCAGCCCCAGCAGGACATGGGCTCCTATGACCGGGTGGAGGTGATGCGTGGTGCATCCGGCCTGTTGGGCGGGGTGGGCGACCCGGGCGGCATCATCAACCTGGTGCGCAAAAAGCCTTTGGCGCAGCGGCAGGTGGAGGTGTCGCAATCGCTGGGCAGCTGGGGCAACCAGCGTACCGAGGTCGATGCCACCGGCTCCCTGACGCAGGATGGCCGCATCCGGGGCCGCACGGTGCTGAGCTACCAAAAGGGCGACTCCTACTTTGACTACATCAGCCAGGAAAAGCCCTCGCTCTACGGCGTGCTGGAGGCCGACCTGACGGCCGACACCTTGCTGACCGTTGGTGGCTCCTACGGCAAAGTGCGGCAGAAGGGCGACTATGCCGGCCTGCCACGCTTTGCCGATGGCCGCAGCCTGGGCTTGCCGCGCAGCACGGCCTTCTCCAACCCCTGGGCCTACTTCCACTACCAGAACGAGGAGGTGTTTGCCCAGCTGGAGCACCGCTTTGACAACCACTGGAAGTTCAAGCTCAACGCCACCCATGCGCGCACCGAGCAGCAGCGCCGCTGGAGCACCTTATCCGGCGCGGTCAACCCGCAAACCCTGGCCGGGCCGGTGTGGCGCGGCGGTGTGCTGGACTCGTCCAACACCCAGGACATGGTGGATCTGAACCTGAGTGGCCCCTTCTCGCTGCTGGGCCGCAGCCATGAGCTGCTGATCGGAGCCGATTGGCAGCGGGTGCGCAGCCATTGGCAGAACATGAGCTTTGCCGACAGCGGCACGGTGGGCGGCAATGTGTTTGACATCCAGCCCTGGAACCCGGCGTTTGACCAGTTCAACCTGAACCTCAGCGAGCGCTACGGCCCCTGGGGCCAGGAGCAACTGGGCGCCTATGGCGTTGTACGGCTGCACCCGACCAACAAGCTGCATGTGATTGCTGGCGCCCGCGTGGCGCGTTATGAGTTCACGCAGACCATGTCCGACATCATCGACACCGCTGGCAACACCAGCCCTTGGTCAGCCAAATCGTTCAAGGAGAGCGCCAAGCTCACGCCCTATGGCGGTGTGATCTATGACCTGGACCCGCATTGGTCGGCCTATGTCAGCTACTCGTCGATCTTCAAACCCCAGGCGCTCAACCTGGCGGGCCCGCAGCCGGGCACGCCACTGAACCCCATCAAGGGCAAGAGCTATGAGGCGGGGCTCAAAGGCGAGCTGATGGATGGGCGCATGAACGCGACCTTCAGCGTCTTCAACGTGGAGCGCACCGGCACCGCGGTGCTGGATGAGCGCTATGCGGAGAACTACAGCCTCTGGGGTGCCAGCTGCTGCTACCTGCCCCAGGGCAAGGTCACCAGCCGGGGCTTTGATGTGGAAGTGGGGGGTGAGGTCTCCAGCGGCTGGCAGCTGGCCGCGGGCTATACCTTCAACCAGACGCGGGACAAGACCGAAGGCACGGTCTTCAGCAGCATCACGCCCAAGCATTTGTTCAAGCTGTCCACCGTCTATACCTTGCCGGGTGAGTTGTCTAAATGGCGCGTGGGCGGCAGTGGCCGCATCCAGAGCACGCAGTATGTGAGCGGCTCTGTCACCAGCAGCAGCGGCGAGAGCCAGCCCTACCAGTTCACGCAGGGCGGTTATGCGACCTGGGATTTGATGCTGCAGTACCGCTTTGACCCGACCTGGACCTTGAGCTTGAACCTGAACAATGTCTTCGATAAGAGCTACTACCAGACCGTCAGCTCGGTCTACAACGGCAATATGCAGGCGCTGCCACGCAATGCGATGCTGACCTTGAACGGAAAGTTCTAA
- a CDS encoding DUF11 domain-containing protein — MIIEITGNFPSSDPASITNSARVDTPAGVTDPDMATNISVVSTAMSYKTDLAVTKTQSSNVFASGVPVTYTMTVQNNGPASADGANIRDNLTNFANYMSGSPYDYLTITNTFVSCTASGGAICPASSNFNSQSATGIDYALFNTSVPTLPSGGLIIVVYTMTPTITGAQR, encoded by the coding sequence GTGATCATTGAGATCACCGGCAATTTTCCCAGCTCTGATCCCGCCAGCATCACGAACTCTGCCCGGGTAGATACTCCCGCCGGTGTGACCGATCCGGACATGGCTACTAATATCAGCGTGGTGAGTACCGCCATGTCCTATAAAACCGATTTGGCGGTGACCAAGACACAGAGCAGCAATGTGTTTGCATCGGGGGTTCCGGTGACCTACACGATGACCGTGCAGAACAATGGCCCCGCCAGCGCTGATGGCGCCAATATTCGAGACAACCTGACGAATTTTGCCAATTACATGTCGGGCTCGCCTTATGACTACCTGACCATTACCAATACCTTTGTCAGCTGCACGGCATCGGGTGGAGCCATTTGCCCCGCCAGTTCCAACTTCAATAGCCAATCTGCCACCGGGATTGACTATGCGTTATTCAATACCTCCGTGCCCACCTTGCCGTCGGGAGGTTTGATCATCGTTGTCTACACGATGACGCCGACCATTACCGGTGCACAGCGCTGA